A window from Salvia miltiorrhiza cultivar Shanhuang (shh) chromosome 2, IMPLAD_Smil_shh, whole genome shotgun sequence encodes these proteins:
- the LOC131007688 gene encoding receptor-like serine/threonine-protein kinase SD1-7 gives MINMATIVQATNNFSTENKIGVGGFGTVYKGNMPSGEEIAVKRLSKSSQQGLEEFRNEVMVIAKLQHRNLVRLLGCCIEEEERMLIYEFLQNKSLDLFVFDHSGRRLLTWPKRFKIMMGIARGLLYLHHDSRLKIIHRDLKTSNILLDGHLNPKISDFGLARIFEEDQSLARTKRVVGTYGYMAPEYAIDGKFSVKSDIFSLGVVLLEIISGKKNRGYGDSDHYLNLLGHTWLLWKENRILELMDEYLNDTFAEYEVKRCMQVGLLCVQKFAEDRPNMSSVVSMLGNDGVILPEPKEPGFFIERNCSLARSSTSPSCIESEDRTLTITDLEGR, from the exons ATGATCAACATGGCAACTATTGTGCAAGCCACAAATAATttctcaacggaaaacaagATTGGAGTCGGAGGCTTCGGTACAGTTTACAAG GGGAATATGCCATCAGGAGAAGAAATCGCTGTCAAAAGATTATCGAAATCTTCACAACAGGGTCTGGAAGAGTTCAGAAATGAAGTTATGGTGATTGCAAAACTTCAACACAGAAATCTTGTCAGACTATTGGGATGTTGCATTGAAGAAGAGGAGAGGATGCTAATCTATGAATTCCTACAGAATAAAAGCCTTGACCTCTTTGTTTTTG ATCACAGTGGGAGGAGACTATTGACATGGCCTAAGCGTTTTAAGATTATGATGGGAATTGCAAGGGGACTGCTATATCTCCATCACGATTCCAGATTAAAGATTATTCATAGGGATCTCAAAACGAGTAATATTTTACTAGACGGACATTTAAATCCAAAAATATCAGATTTCGGCTTAGCAAGAATATTTGAAGAGGATCAATCTCTTGCCAGAACAAAAAGGGTCGTTGGGACata TGGATACATGGCTCCGGAGTATGCAATTGATGGGAAATTCTCAGTGAAATCTGACATCTTTAGTCTTGGAGTGGTTTTGTTGGAGATTATCAGTGGGAAAAAGAACAGAGGATATGGAGACTCCGACCACTATCTTAACCTCTTGGGCCAT ACATGGTTGCTATGGAAAGAAAACAGGATTTTGGAGTTAATGGATGAGTATTTGAATGATACATTTGCGGAGTATGAAGTGAAGAGATGCATGCAAGTGGGATTATTATGTGTTCAGAAATTTGCAGAAGATAGGCCCAACATGTCATCTGTGGTTTCAATGTTAGGAAATGATGGAGTAATTTTGCCGGAACCTAAAGAGCCTGGGTTTTTTATTGAGAGAAATTGCAGTCTTGCGAGAAGCAGTACTTCGCCATCGTGCATTGAGTCGGAAGATAGAACATTGACCATTACTGACCTGGAGGGCAGATGA
- the LOC131008204 gene encoding uncharacterized protein LOC131008204, which yields MASNENFDDSSPSFDPFDYTEFDEMHENHVLQNRRIDSMIDDVAFQIPTLSLQPTNNTDRAPQSFIERRCEQGHEAMRVLAYGTGADLHDKYIRMSAQTIRKLVEKFVQGVVHNFGGEYLRRPTEEDLAYLLYVGAQRGFPGSRNDINVLHQSPVFSDILEGRAPKVSYVINGHVKYMGYYLTDGIYPSWAAFVKSINGPQARKHQLFAQHQEAARKDVERAFGVLQARFNFIKRPCLMWDRDMMEKVMLACIIMHNIIVEDERHTYLNYSDPTEFMEVRRFNSQSGDVEANDDPNFEFSTERIASLESYMRNRTQLRNREAHNALKNDLIEHIWQKFGDDN from the exons ATGGCATCAAATGAAAACTTTGATGATTCCAGTCCTAGCTTTGATCCTTTCGATTACACCGAATTTGATGAAATGCATGAAAACCATGTATTACAAAATCGACGCATTGACTCCATGATCGATGACGTGGCTTTTCAGATTCCAACTCTATCTTTACAACCTACAAACAACACTGATAGAGCACCACAGTCATTTATTGAACGTCGTTGTGAGCAAGGCCATGAAG CGATGAGAGTATTGGCATACGGAACAGGAGCAGACTTGCACGATAAATACATTAGAATGAGCGCACAAACTATAAGAAAATTAGTTGAAAAATTCGTGCAAGGTGTAGTTCACAACTTCGGTGGGGAGTACCTCAGAAGGCCAACCGAAGAAGATCTTGCTTATCTATTGTATGTTGGTGCTCAACGCGGTTTTCCTG GTTCGAGAAATGATATCAACGTGCTTCACCAATCGCCTGTTTTTTCAGATATATTGGAAGGTCGAGCACCAAaggttagttatgtgataaatgGCCATGTAAAATATATGGGATATTATCTCACTGATGGTATATATCCTTCATGGGCAGCATTTGTCAAATCTATTAATGGTCCACAAGCTCGAAAACATCAACTGTTTGCTCAACATCAAGAGGCTGCTCGAAAAGATGTTGAGCGAGCATTTGGAGTTTTACAAGCTCGTTTCAATTTTATCAAACGACCATGTCTCATGTGGGATCGTGATATGATGGAAAAAGTAATGCTTGCTTGCATCATTATGCACAATATAATAGTGGAAGACGAGCGGCATACTTACTTAAATTACAGTGATCCAACAGAATTTATGGAAGTTAGAAGGTTCAATAGCCAAAGTGGAGATGTTGAAGCTAATGATGAtcctaattttgaattttccaCGGAACGGATTGCAAGTCTAGAAAGCTATATGAGGAACAGGACACAACTTCGCAACAGGGAAGCTCACAATGCTCTTAAAAATGACTTGATCGAACATATTTGGCAAAAGTTTGGCGATGATAATTAA
- the LOC131008206 gene encoding uncharacterized protein LOC131008206: MKKKFMEFKIEQISREENTRADLLARVASAVEQTWSDEITLLCDYREMGTSQVLAVEIRDYWRTPIIHFLKTGERLNKESNQRARYKNYCLINEQLYKPSFTHPLLKCLSPEEANFALTEIHAGCCGGHTGFRDLIRKTIRAGFYWPTITKDAREFICKCEACQRHAGKINVPGETMGIMYAACPFDK, from the coding sequence atgaagaaaaaattcaTGGAATTCAAAATAGAACAGATTTCTCGAGAAGAGAACACCCGGGCAGATTTATTGGCACGAGTTGCCAGTGCAGTGGAACAAACGTGGAGTGATGAGATTACGCTGCTCTGTGACTACAGAGAAATGGGGACTTCCCAGGTTCTTGCGGTGGAAATTCGGGATTATTGGCGGACTCCAATTATACACTTTCTTAAGACAGGGGAGCGACTGAACaaagaatccaatcagagggctcgatacaagaattattgcttgaTCAATGAGCAACTCTACAAACCTTCCTTCACACATCCCTTACTTAAATGTTTATCACCTGAGGAGGCTAACTTTGCTTTGacagaaattcatgcaggttgttgTGGTGGGCACACGGGATTCAGGGATCTCATACGAAAAAccattcgggcagggttctattggccaaCCATCACCAAGgatgccagagaattcatttgTAAATGCGAAGCTTGTCAGAGACATGCCGGAAAAATCAACGTTCCAGGGGAGACAATGGGAATAATGTATGCTGCTTGCCCATTTGATAAATGA
- the LOC131008205 gene encoding uncharacterized protein LOC131008205, which yields MDIKQDQNETLRKYTARFNLAALEVPEAESQIKNCAYVKGLKPGLFYDELQIRPARDFDNIMARLPGYLQLEDARMARKAENDKHKAKRAEAAPEQNNRNQDRAPFRGLPPRNQSFFWAPSTYKDGQPQQGPNNKLCEYHNAYGHYTRYCGHLKHQLEFLVRQGNLDQFIARGNEGQGQPPQGNDHRQVQGNDRDRCPEENRDQHRGAMQGRAPPHPPRREVHMIFGENGIPTSNRAKKQVVRVVRSGYYPKQVMVTGTAEVPVITFGSEDLRTLMYPHDDALVFTADITSCINMGIEANIEPTNAPLFGFGGEIVMPLGFVELPVTLGRTDACKTRMI from the exons atggacatcaAACAGGATCAAAATGAAACACTACGGAAGTATACCGCCCGGTtcaatctcgctgctctggaggtgccagaggcggagTCACAGATAAAGAATTGTGCATATGTCAAAGGATTGAAGCCGGGGCTTTTCTACGACGAATTACAAATCAGACCAGCAAGAGATTTCGATAATATCATGGCAAGGTTACCAGGGTATTTACAGTTGGAGGATGCCCGGATGGCGCGAAAGGCTGAAAATGATAAACATAAGGCTAAAAGGGCCGAAGCTGCACCGGAGCAGAACAATAGGAATCAGGACCGGGCACCCTTCAGAGGGTTGCCCCCTAGG AACCAGTCGTTTTTCTGGGCACCGAGCACTTATAAGGACGGACAGCCACAGCAGGGGCCCAACAACAAGTTATGTGAATACCACAACGCCTACGGGCACTACACTAGATACTGTGGACACCTCAAGCATCAACTGGAGTTCTTAGTGCGCCAGGGCAACTTGGACCAGTTTATCGCCAGGGGAAATGAGGGTCAGGGTCAACCGCCGCAGGGAAACGACCACAGACAAGTTCAAGGGAATGACCGGGATCGATGCCCGGAGGAAAACCGCGATCAACATAGAGGAGCCATGCAAGGTCGGGCACCTCCCCACCCGCCCAGAAGGGAAGTGCACATGATTTTCGGCGAGAATGGGATACCAACTTCCAATCGAGCCAAGAAACAAGTCGTGCGGGTGGTAAGGTCAGGGTATTATCCCAAGCAAGTAATGGTCACAGGTACAGCGGAGGTGCCGGTCATTACTTTCGGGTCAGAGGACCTGCGTACGCTCATGTACCCCCACGATGATGCACTGGTCTTCACAGCAGATATAACATCTTGCATT AATATGGGGATTGAAGCTAATATCGAGCCCACGAACGCCCCTTTGTTCGGATTTGGGGGGGAAATCGTCATGCCGCTGGGATTCGTGGAGCTACCGGTCACCCTCGGCAGGACGGATGCTTGCAAAACTAGGATGATATGA
- the LOC131007682 gene encoding G-type lectin S-receptor-like serine/threonine-protein kinase At4g27290, whose protein sequence is MKSKLLDLNMAQLCLYTSILCCLLHSIPFLSLTVGAVDECSLLPYQTLVIGQTLISQNQVFEMGFFSPGKSSNRFLGIWYKSTPEAVVWVANRNHPITASQPPLFMISRNGSLVISSGKSIIWLANSSVVATNPVLQLLDSGNLVLLNNNTSTTEGYIWQSFDYPTDTMLPGMKMVDDVDAGVERYLTSWRSPDDPSPGEYVHRIQNRGLAEVVTLRGATKRYRVGQWNGMHFCGGAPFPNSIFKVDLVFKQERLISIGEVYESSLLVRTILDTSGTILRHTMNARKDKWNLAITFPQELCDEYGSCGPNGICRSDRPVRCQCFKGFAPKFQKDWDLQDWSGGCNRTKLLNCDGGDGFQEIRGVKYPDMLRFWLNTTMSLGECKAECFKNCSCTAYANPFITNGGSGCLMWFGDLIDTKGLSAADSKQNIYIRVPLSELDSSRGLEEEVNKRPTKFILVSIASGVLVSAIINGAVLFMSRRKGQGNN, encoded by the exons ATGAAATCAAAGTTACTAGATTTGAACATGGCGCAGTTGTGCTTGTATACTTCAATCCTCTGCTGTCTGCTTCATTCCATCCCCTTTCTGAGTTTAACAGTTGGAGCAGTTGACGAGTGCAGTCTTTTACCATATCAAACGCTGGTTATTGGGCAGACTTTGATCTCTCAAAACCAAGTTTTTGAAATGGGTTTCTTCTCACCTGGAAAATCTTCAAATAGATTCTTGGGCATATGGTACAAGAGCACACCAGAAGCAGTAGTCTGGGTTGCAAACAGAAACCATCCCATCACTGCTTCACAACCACCACTTTTCATGATTTCCAGAAATGGAAGTCTTGTGATTAGCAGTGGCAAAAGCATTATATGGCTGGCGAATTCATCAGTGGTGGCAACAAATCCTGTTTTGCAGCTCCTGGATTCTGGAAATTTAGTTCTTTTAAACAACAACACAAGCACGACGGAGGGCTACATATGGCAGAGTTTCGATTATCCAACTGACACCATGTTACCAGGAATGAAGATGGTGGATGATGTTGATGCTGGTGTTGAGAGGTATCTTACATCATGGAGAAGTCCGGACGATCCATCTCCTGGTGAATATGTTCACAGGATCCAAAACCGGGGCTTGGCTGAGGTGGTGACTCTAAGAGGTGCAACCAAAAGATATCGAGTGGGACAGTGGAATGGGATGCATTTTTGTGGTGGCGCACCCTTTCCCAATTCCATTTTCAAAGTAGATTTGGTTTTCAAGCAAGAGAGGTTAATATCCATTGGAGAGGTCTACGAGAGCTCACTTCTGGTAAGAACTATTTTAGACACATCTGGTACGATCCTGCGCCATACCATGAATGCCAGAAAAGACAAGTGGAATCTTGCCATCACGTTTCCTCAAGAATTGTGCGATGAGTATGGTAGTTGTGGTCCTAACGGCATCTGCAGATCCGACAGGCCAGTTAGATGCCAGTGTTTTAAAGGTTTCGCCCCAAAGTTCCAAAAGGATTGGGACCTTCAAGATTGGTCGGGTGGATGTAATAGGACTAAACTACTGAATTGTGATGGTGGAGACGGATTTCAAGAGATTAGAGGAGTGAAGTATCCTGATATGTTGAGATTTTGGTTAAACACAACAATGAGCCTTGGTGAGTGCAAAGCTGAGTGCTTTAAAAACTGTAGTTGCACTGCATATGCTAATCCGTTCATTACAAACGGAGGCAGCGGCTGCTTGATGTGGTTTGGTGATCTCATTGATACCAAAGGACTTTCTGCAGCAGATAGTAAGCAGAACATCTATATCCGTGTGCCACTTTCTGAACTAG ATTCTAGCAGAGGTTTAGAGGAGGAGGTGAATAAAAGGCCTACTAAATTCATACTGGTATCAATTGCTTCTGGTGTTCTCGTCTCAGCCATTATCAATGGAGCTGTACTTTTTATGTCAAGACGGAAGGGGCAAGGTAACAATTGA